A window from Zingiber officinale cultivar Zhangliang chromosome 7A, Zo_v1.1, whole genome shotgun sequence encodes these proteins:
- the LOC122002695 gene encoding transcription factor DIVARICATA-like — translation MEILTPCYHSTNCLVSEKRKGSKGTGTWTHDENKRFEDALARFDKETPDRWVMVAASVPGKTPWEVESHYLDLVDDVRQIESGRIPCPGYDSSFSLGWETNYGFEGLKQAYRIRGKRSGGRAFGHERKKGVPWTEAEHKLFLLGLEKHGKGDWRNISRNFVNTRTPTQVASHAQKYFIRLNSGGKDKRRSSIHDIKTTNLSENRPPALSEPPTLTPEPTTAFVLPWPGSHMHYQFKPTQ, via the exons ATGGAAATTCTGACTCCGTGTTACCACAGCACCAATTGTTTAGTTAGCGAGAAAAGAAAGGGTAGCAAAGGAACTGGTACTTGGACCCATGACGAGAACAAGCGCTTTGAGGATGCATTGGCAAGGTTCGACAAAGAGACCCCCGATCGTTGGGTAATGGTGGCGGCTTCTGTCCCCGGGAAGACTCCATGGGAGGTGGAAAGTCACTACCTGGACTTGGTGGATGATGTGAGGCAGATAGAATCAGGGAGGATCCCTTGTCCTGGTTATGACTCTTCGTTTTCTCTAGGATGGGAGACAAATTATGGCTTTGAAGGTCTGAAGCAAGCATACAGAATCCGTGGTAAGCGCTCAGGAGGACGAGCATTCGGCCATGAGAGGAAGAAAGGAGTCCCGTGGACTGAAGCCGAACACAA GCTTTTCCTGCTTGGTCTAGAAAAACATGGTAAAGGGGATTGGAGAAATATCTCTAGAAATTTTGTGAACACAAGAACCCCTACTCAAGTGGCTAGTCATGCCCAGAAGTACTTCATTAGACTAAATTCAGGTGGCAAAGATAAAAGAAGGTCTAGCATACATGACATCAAAACCACGAATCTATCGGAAAATAGACCTCCAGCTCTATCAGAGCCACCCACCCTTACTCCTGAGCCAACCACAGCTTTTGTGCTGCCATGGCCTGGTTCTCACATGCATTATCAATTCAAACCGACCCAGTGA